A genomic segment from Nitratiruptor sp. YY08-10 encodes:
- a CDS encoding MotE family protein, producing the protein MKRLWQKNLIVFILISSSTLFGQTEKKEIQKELTKLKTMQKILKKQIEEKKRLLKQIKEEEAKLQQFKKELDTQLRTIQSQRFKKLAKDFESMDPEYAGDKLSKIKDPKIAAYILYNMKSKKAGEALNFIDPEALNKITVILTKLKNDKKQ; encoded by the coding sequence ATGAAGAGATTATGGCAGAAGAATCTTATCGTTTTCATACTAATAAGCAGTAGCACTCTTTTTGGACAGACAGAAAAAAAAGAGATACAAAAAGAACTTACCAAATTAAAAACTATGCAAAAAATTTTAAAAAAACAGATCGAGGAGAAAAAAAGATTACTCAAACAGATCAAAGAAGAAGAAGCAAAATTGCAGCAGTTCAAAAAAGAATTGGATACTCAACTCAGAACCATCCAATCTCAACGTTTCAAAAAACTGGCAAAAGATTTCGAAAGTATGGATCCTGAATATGCTGGAGACAAACTCTCAAAAATCAAAGATCCGAAAATTGCTGCATACATTCTGTACAATATGAAGTCAAAAAAAGCAGGGGAAGCCCTGAATTTTATCGATCCGGAAGCATTAAACAAAATAACAGTAATTTTGACAAAACTCAAAAATGACAAGAAACAGTAA
- a CDS encoding flagellar brake protein, with product MEGNRFETVKLATQFWNSDSETTKIIVVLSIIGFIIFFTAGFFFQKYRKEKSVFEYFKRYAIERELTPEEIKLLWAYAQKMGRDPMVVLEFKAPFEKVVDLYLQENPNADERLIKDMRKKLGFEILSPYIPLVSTKDIELFQNATLIHQNKSYNATLYDKDERYMYWLLSDAIPSDLKSGDLIKIIFIRKDDAIYTVIVPIENILNENGKIVIQTPHTFEMSRTQRREYPRVRTELPVKVFYHDEKEDKQYTLHGEMVDISAGGARICFNGKPDIIKRFKYADIIQIEFTLLDIKIKSYLKLLDKIEYANNLCIRGTFEELSAQIEQKIHEYVQKEQKKLAQLKNA from the coding sequence ATGGAAGGAAACCGTTTCGAAACGGTCAAACTCGCAACGCAGTTTTGGAACAGTGATAGCGAAACGACAAAGATCATTGTTGTTTTATCAATAATTGGCTTTATTATTTTTTTCACTGCGGGTTTTTTCTTTCAAAAATATAGAAAAGAAAAAAGTGTTTTTGAATATTTTAAACGATACGCTATCGAGAGGGAACTAACTCCAGAAGAGATAAAACTTCTTTGGGCATATGCTCAAAAAATGGGACGTGACCCGATGGTAGTCCTTGAATTTAAAGCACCTTTTGAAAAAGTTGTTGATCTTTATTTGCAAGAAAATCCTAACGCAGATGAGAGACTCATCAAAGATATGCGAAAAAAACTGGGCTTTGAGATCCTCTCGCCCTATATTCCGCTTGTGAGTACGAAAGATATAGAACTCTTTCAAAACGCGACACTTATCCATCAAAACAAATCCTATAATGCAACGCTTTATGACAAAGATGAACGATATATGTATTGGTTGCTATCCGATGCTATACCAAGTGATCTAAAAAGTGGTGATCTTATCAAAATTATTTTTATACGCAAAGATGATGCTATATATACAGTTATCGTTCCAATCGAAAATATACTCAATGAAAATGGAAAAATTGTTATCCAAACCCCACATACATTCGAAATGAGCCGAACACAAAGAAGGGAATATCCAAGAGTCCGGACAGAACTCCCTGTCAAAGTTTTTTACCATGACGAAAAAGAGGATAAACAGTATACCTTACACGGTGAAATGGTCGATATCAGTGCAGGCGGGGCGAGAATCTGCTTCAACGGCAAACCTGATATTATAAAGAGATTCAAATACGCCGATATCATACAGATAGAATTTACACTACTCGATATCAAAATCAAAAGCTATCTGAAGCTCCTTGATAAAATCGAGTATGCAAATAATCTTTGTATACGGGGAACCTTTGAAGAACTCTCAGCACAAATCGAGCAAAAAATTCATGAATATGTCCAAAAAGAACAGAAAAAATTGGCACAATTGAAAAACGCATGA
- a CDS encoding flagellin, which produces MALRVNYNFQADFGHVNLKKTENRLNTSLERLETGLRINSAKDDAAGLFIADQLSLVSKALDQGSRNANDGISAAQIAESTLGQIYDKLTSMYTKASQAANDTNDANARNALQNDIKAITDAIDRMAKASEFNGIKLLDGSFTAKSVQYGARAGQTLDISIAKSTADALGTKVLEGTGKTAAGNSGDATPHGSVADILNDTTNFDDFVVDSDDKFIVAGVDLKNKLTDGNATDAYDIATAINGDSYLSGQGITALAKNQSTADAAFGTLAIASGDEVDLTFYVGSDMTSANAQKFTLKYTSDVTLDQLISDINAQGQDIGLSASKTGDGKLVLETANGETIGLDVAITDGDATANTSVDLSTIIQGATTVVDDTNNTSGAAIKVGDLTIAGLQDSDTYDFTGLSTTTTGLGLTASGSVADYGAFKNLNDIDVTTQFGAELGMVILNNAIKTIDTQRSDLGSIQQNLQAIIDNNDFAATQTREAESRIRNVDFAKEMSEFTRQQTLMQSGMAMLAQANQLPQMVLQLLR; this is translated from the coding sequence ATGGCACTCAGAGTAAACTATAACTTTCAAGCTGACTTCGGACATGTCAACTTGAAAAAAACGGAAAACAGGCTCAATACATCGTTAGAGCGATTAGAAACAGGTCTTCGGATCAACAGCGCGAAAGACGATGCAGCAGGTCTATTTATAGCTGATCAGTTGAGTCTTGTGAGTAAGGCTCTTGATCAAGGCTCGAGAAATGCCAACGATGGTATAAGTGCAGCGCAAATTGCAGAATCTACACTCGGTCAAATTTATGACAAATTGACATCTATGTATACAAAAGCTTCTCAGGCTGCGAATGATACGAATGATGCAAATGCAAGAAATGCTCTTCAAAATGATATTAAAGCTATTACTGATGCAATTGATAGAATGGCAAAAGCGAGTGAATTTAACGGTATCAAGTTATTAGATGGTTCATTTACAGCTAAATCAGTACAATATGGTGCTAGAGCAGGACAGACTCTTGATATTTCAATTGCAAAATCAACTGCAGATGCATTAGGAACTAAAGTTTTGGAAGGTACAGGAAAAACGGCTGCCGGCAACTCTGGTGACGCAACTCCACATGGTAGTGTGGCTGATATTTTGAATGATACAACTAATTTTGATGATTTTGTTGTTGATAGTGATGATAAATTTATCGTTGCAGGGGTTGATCTTAAGAATAAGTTGACAGATGGTAATGCGACAGATGCTTATGACATTGCAACTGCGATAAATGGAGATTCATATTTGTCAGGACAAGGTATTACAGCATTAGCGAAGAATCAAAGTACTGCAGACGCTGCTTTTGGTACATTGGCTATTGCTTCGGGAGACGAAGTGGATCTGACTTTTTATGTAGGTAGTGATATGACAAGCGCAAATGCCCAAAAATTTACATTAAAATATACCAGCGATGTGACTTTGGATCAGCTTATTAGTGATATCAATGCACAAGGTCAAGATATTGGATTGAGTGCATCCAAAACTGGTGATGGTAAACTTGTTTTGGAAACAGCAAATGGTGAGACAATAGGATTGGATGTAGCCATTACTGATGGTGACGCTACTGCAAATACAAGCGTTGATTTAAGTACAATCATTCAGGGGGCAACAACAGTTGTTGATGATACTAATAATACTTCAGGGGCTGCAATAAAAGTTGGTGATCTAACAATTGCAGGTCTCCAAGATTCTGATACTTATGATTTTACAGGTTTGAGTACTACAACAACAGGTCTTGGCTTAACTGCTTCGGGTAGCGTTGCTGACTATGGAGCATTTAAAAACCTCAATGATATTGATGTAACCACACAGTTTGGTGCTGAATTAGGAATGGTAATTCTCAATAATGCTATTAAGACAATAGATACACAAAGAAGTGATCTTGGTTCCATTCAACAAAATTTGCAAGCTATCATTGACAACAATGATTTCGCTGCAACTCAGACAAGAGAAGCGGAGAGCCGTATTAGAAATGTGGACTTTGCAAAAGAGATGAGTGAATTTACAAGACAACAAACGCTTATGCAGTCTGGTATGGCGATGCTTGCACAGGCAAATCAGCTACCTCAGATGGTTCTACAACTTCTTAGATAA
- a CDS encoding flagellar protein FlaG, which translates to MDVKAIMSNQSIQQLNTQNSSTQQLKETQKTQIQNDNQKKIEQNIQKDEVRNQKKNITEKDLKNALDTVQKKISLLTNSQLKIEVDKDTGKQIVKIVDQESKEVIRQLPPEALLKIAKYIDEITGLLYKNKA; encoded by the coding sequence ATGGATGTCAAAGCAATTATGAGCAATCAATCGATACAGCAACTCAATACACAAAACTCTTCGACACAACAGTTGAAAGAGACGCAAAAAACGCAAATACAAAATGACAATCAGAAAAAAATTGAACAAAATATTCAAAAAGATGAAGTTAGAAATCAGAAAAAAAATATTACGGAAAAAGATCTCAAAAACGCTCTTGATACAGTCCAAAAAAAGATATCTTTGCTTACAAACTCTCAGCTCAAAATCGAAGTCGACAAGGATACAGGCAAACAGATAGTCAAAATTGTAGATCAAGAATCAAAAGAAGTTATCAGACAGCTTCCTCCAGAAGCTCTTTTGAAAATTGCAAAATATATCGATGAAATAACTGGACTTTTATATAAAAACAAAGCCTAA
- the fliD gene encoding flagellar filament capping protein FliD: protein MAGEMSITGLTNTGFDYNAYLDKLAQLKSIPLQQMQAQQQKIIAKSTAIVQVKSALSDFLSPLTTLQDSSIYDKLDATLSNDNIASVSVDGTKAQPGSYDLEVVQLAKASSFLISPAQNVSDPNAAFTDSGILTINYKLDGAATSLDIDYTGKSLADIVNEINKSADLEATMINSGSSTSPDYRILVTSKKTGIDNEITGISDSDGDDTTGFDTNSDPTTDPRASYTTQAAQNAQIKLNGIIIENATNTFSDVLSGVEITAQEVGTSSLTIAKDFSDIENSLDTIVSSYNTLKDTINEVTAKGQPLQGEGSLSRITTTIFNKLNSVLGQYGLLDTTGDGEAATGKLVLKKDALGSLLNDPNFDAKTIFTDMTRDLESYVNNYTDNMILMNERYLERSDRIQKEIEEKSERIQKEIDALRTRYAKINVYLSQLQDTRLRIENFTKALLNGGDK, encoded by the coding sequence ATGGCAGGAGAGATGTCCATAACGGGCCTTACCAATACGGGTTTTGATTATAATGCATACCTTGATAAACTTGCCCAACTCAAATCCATTCCTTTGCAGCAAATGCAAGCTCAGCAACAAAAGATCATCGCGAAATCTACGGCTATTGTCCAGGTAAAAAGTGCACTGAGCGATTTTCTTTCTCCTTTGACCACTTTGCAAGATAGTTCTATTTATGACAAATTAGATGCAACACTTTCCAACGACAACATCGCATCGGTAAGTGTTGACGGTACTAAAGCCCAACCTGGCAGTTACGATTTGGAAGTAGTACAGCTTGCCAAGGCAAGTTCTTTTCTGATCTCTCCTGCACAAAATGTCTCAGACCCAAATGCAGCTTTTACGGATAGCGGCATATTGACGATCAATTATAAATTGGATGGAGCTGCAACCTCTTTAGATATTGACTATACAGGAAAATCTCTTGCTGACATTGTGAATGAGATCAATAAGTCTGCAGATCTGGAAGCGACAATGATTAATAGTGGGAGCTCCACATCCCCTGATTATCGTATTTTAGTCACCTCGAAAAAAACCGGCATTGACAATGAAATAACAGGAATTTCCGATAGCGATGGTGATGATACAACAGGTTTTGATACCAATAGCGATCCTACTACTGACCCTAGAGCGTCCTATACCACACAAGCAGCACAAAACGCCCAGATAAAACTCAATGGCATCATCATAGAAAATGCTACCAATACCTTTAGTGATGTATTAAGTGGTGTGGAAATCACCGCTCAAGAGGTGGGCACCAGTTCCCTTACTATCGCAAAAGATTTTTCAGATATTGAAAATTCTCTCGATACAATTGTTTCATCTTACAATACACTCAAAGATACGATCAATGAAGTCACTGCAAAGGGGCAGCCACTCCAGGGAGAAGGAAGTTTGTCTCGCATCACTACCACAATTTTCAATAAACTCAATAGTGTCCTTGGCCAATATGGTCTTTTGGATACGACGGGTGATGGTGAGGCGGCCACTGGAAAACTCGTACTGAAAAAAGATGCTTTGGGATCCCTTTTAAATGATCCAAATTTTGATGCGAAAACGATATTCACCGATATGACTAGAGATCTGGAGTCGTATGTCAATAATTATACAGACAATATGATCTTGATGAATGAACGCTATCTTGAGCGAAGTGATAGAATTCAAAAAGAGATAGAGGAGAAAAGCGAGAGAATACAAAAAGAGATCGACGCTCTTCGGACTCGCTATGCAAAAATAAATGTCTATCTTTCTCAGCTCCAAGATACGAGATTAAGAATAGAGAACTTTACAAAAGCCTTGCTCAATGGTGGAGATAAATAG
- the fliS gene encoding flagellar export chaperone FliS, which translates to MSPYNVYEKNMTQIESKEDLLLATFDELLSKLNMVKIAITEGLIEAKIKELDKAILGLEVLRSSLDFEKGGEIAKNLDAIYAFCIDEIIKANATNKVEYINNALEVLKPIAEGFKESLKNPIASAS; encoded by the coding sequence ATGAGTCCATATAACGTATATGAGAAAAATATGACGCAAATAGAAAGTAAAGAGGATTTACTACTTGCGACGTTTGATGAACTACTTTCCAAGCTCAATATGGTGAAGATAGCTATAACGGAAGGACTTATAGAAGCAAAAATCAAAGAACTCGATAAGGCTATCTTGGGACTAGAAGTGTTAAGAAGCTCTTTGGATTTCGAAAAAGGCGGGGAGATTGCCAAAAATTTAGATGCAATTTACGCTTTTTGTATAGATGAGATCATAAAAGCAAACGCTACAAATAAAGTAGAATATATCAATAATGCATTGGAAGTACTCAAACCTATCGCCGAAGGTTTTAAAGAGAGTCTGAAAAATCCTATAGCTTCCGCATCATGA
- the flgL gene encoding flagellar hook-associated protein FlgL, with protein sequence MRISTLGVFNRYLSNITKYQNKIERYSNELSSGKKIFQPSDAPVDNSRALQLKSLAKEIDGYMHNIDLASNSMSIAETSLKNVSEAALDARVDIVQLLNTGILDSEDANMFKDYLQNVRDYIISQSNVRIGSNYLFGGEDSKTVPFDKNGFYRGSSVEVSVPVAKATEVVTKFNGKNYLSTTQSGILGNEKQKIGLVKAIDDIIAIIEDGEIYKLHGKNSELGYASVNDALISSAETNGTVTINYNGTTISVNYDSDTADAINPSTLQELVDAINNDPANNGNIIAYTFTDKDGIERLGFTGKETNKDIKVTITGDLQNHLGSFKHVLNEFDEGFDGVDRHRGMIGVQEQLIDNLKEQHDNFKVNYNELASKFEDSDYAEAIVNLEKAKTTYQATLASFMQNKELSLLKYFTPS encoded by the coding sequence ATGCGTATAAGCACCTTAGGTGTCTTTAACAGATATCTAAGCAACATTACCAAATACCAAAACAAGATTGAGCGCTACTCAAATGAACTCAGCAGCGGAAAAAAGATATTCCAACCTTCCGATGCACCTGTAGATAACAGCAGAGCGCTTCAACTTAAATCTTTGGCAAAAGAAATTGATGGCTATATGCACAATATTGATCTTGCTTCCAACAGCATGTCTATAGCCGAGACAAGTTTGAAAAATGTCTCAGAAGCGGCTCTGGATGCTCGAGTAGATATCGTACAACTCCTCAATACGGGTATTCTTGATAGTGAAGATGCCAATATGTTCAAAGACTACCTACAAAATGTCAGAGACTACATCATCTCTCAGTCAAATGTGAGAATAGGCAGCAACTATCTCTTTGGTGGAGAAGATAGCAAAACTGTCCCTTTTGATAAAAATGGTTTTTACCGAGGAAGCAGTGTGGAAGTAAGTGTTCCAGTTGCGAAAGCGACAGAAGTTGTTACTAAATTCAATGGAAAAAATTATCTCTCAACTACTCAAAGTGGTATTTTAGGAAATGAAAAACAAAAAATTGGACTTGTGAAAGCGATCGATGATATTATTGCCATTATCGAAGACGGAGAGATCTACAAACTTCATGGGAAGAACTCCGAACTCGGATATGCTTCTGTAAATGATGCTCTCATATCTTCCGCTGAAACGAATGGTACAGTAACCATTAACTATAACGGTACCACTATCAGTGTGAACTATGACAGCGATACAGCCGATGCCATAAATCCATCTACATTACAAGAGCTTGTGGATGCAATCAATAACGATCCCGCAAACAATGGAAATATAATAGCGTATACATTCACTGACAAAGACGGTATCGAACGATTAGGTTTTACAGGAAAAGAGACAAATAAAGATATCAAAGTAACAATCACCGGTGATCTTCAAAATCACCTGGGCAGCTTCAAACATGTTCTTAATGAATTTGATGAAGGGTTTGATGGAGTAGATAGACATCGAGGTATGATAGGTGTACAAGAACAACTCATAGATAATCTCAAAGAGCAGCATGACAATTTCAAAGTAAATTACAATGAACTCGCATCAAAATTTGAAGATAGTGACTATGCAGAAGCTATAGTCAATCTAGAAAAAGCCAAAACAACCTATCAGGCCACTTTAGCGAGCTTTATGCAGAACAAAGAGTTGTCTCTTCTAAAATATTTCACTCCATCTTAA
- a CDS encoding flagellar basal body rod C-terminal domain-containing protein, with translation MANTSVLQSAMANALNNISQTLLQNQRAIDIVNNNIANLNTEGYSRVEAGFSSLPTGGTLLSEAKRVFDKNYFLRMINTNQEKSYYENLDSTLSQLEALFKDSLGGGFSKQIDEFYNSLNDVISSPDDLVARKSFLTKTKMLVGRVRSVGEGMDDLSGLIKNSFRETVMQINNLAKRITDLNKNIKYFANDQTKLNSYLDQRDQAIKKLSSLIDIKVIYHQNNTVDITTAKGHMLVLQDKATPIQTRTNKVTMVNSYIVTPANTLSSPKDIITDSGTLTINYKLNGEDQSFSIDYQNKSLLDIASEINAQSSDLKADVVNVGDQTNPDYRLTVSTKMKNVQNEIVSIEDSDADDTTGFDTSNSSEIYKQNYAKLRVLSGSVDLTNLFQFGKIASLIKSQSLINQALYNVNRFAQDFAYQINSIHRNGYNLNNETGLDLFISEQSGNGLGVDATNIKLNFEDPKKLAAGIAQNMPADNTLAKAIEKTKDGTISYFDSTIKSLQEYEQPDFLDGLTYNDFYNSKIVSDIAFETKYTKDRLDDTTLLFNTLNEKIEDISGVNLDEELVKLTQLQRSYQATARVMMVTDELFKTLIEMTR, from the coding sequence ATGGCAAACACTTCTGTATTGCAATCAGCTATGGCAAACGCTTTGAACAATATCTCTCAAACTCTTTTGCAAAATCAAAGAGCTATCGATATTGTCAACAACAACATCGCAAACCTCAATACAGAAGGATACAGCAGGGTTGAGGCAGGTTTTTCTTCACTCCCTACTGGTGGAACACTGTTGAGTGAGGCAAAAAGAGTCTTTGATAAAAACTATTTTTTACGGATGATCAACACAAATCAAGAAAAAAGCTATTATGAAAATTTAGACAGCACCTTAAGCCAACTTGAAGCTCTTTTTAAAGACTCTTTAGGCGGCGGTTTCTCCAAACAGATCGACGAATTTTACAACTCTTTAAATGATGTGATCTCATCTCCAGACGATTTGGTGGCTCGAAAATCGTTTCTTACAAAGACAAAAATGCTTGTAGGAAGAGTCCGAAGCGTAGGTGAGGGAATGGATGATCTAAGCGGGCTTATAAAAAACTCTTTTCGAGAAACTGTGATGCAGATCAACAACCTTGCAAAAAGAATTACCGATCTTAATAAAAATATAAAATATTTCGCAAATGACCAGACAAAGCTCAACAGTTATCTTGATCAAAGAGACCAGGCCATAAAAAAGCTGAGCTCTTTGATAGATATCAAGGTTATCTATCATCAAAACAATACGGTAGATATAACCACGGCAAAAGGCCATATGCTTGTATTGCAAGATAAAGCTACTCCAATACAGACTCGCACAAACAAAGTCACCATGGTTAATAGTTATATTGTAACACCTGCCAATACACTCTCCTCACCGAAAGATATCATTACGGATTCTGGAACACTTACGATCAACTATAAACTTAATGGAGAGGACCAAAGTTTTAGTATCGATTATCAAAACAAATCACTCTTGGATATCGCATCTGAAATCAATGCCCAAAGCAGTGATTTAAAAGCAGATGTAGTCAATGTCGGAGATCAAACAAATCCAGACTATCGTCTAACAGTTTCAACAAAAATGAAAAATGTCCAAAACGAGATCGTTTCCATAGAAGACAGCGATGCTGATGATACAACAGGTTTTGATACAAGCAATTCCAGTGAAATATACAAACAAAACTATGCAAAACTTCGAGTTTTGTCAGGCTCTGTGGATTTGACTAATCTTTTCCAGTTTGGAAAAATAGCCTCTTTGATCAAATCACAATCTCTCATCAATCAAGCTTTATACAACGTCAATCGTTTTGCACAAGATTTTGCCTATCAAATAAACTCTATTCACAGAAACGGATACAATCTTAATAATGAAACAGGATTGGATCTTTTTATCAGTGAACAAAGCGGGAACGGTTTGGGAGTCGATGCAACGAATATAAAGCTCAATTTTGAAGATCCCAAAAAGCTGGCTGCCGGAATAGCACAGAATATGCCAGCGGATAATACACTAGCAAAAGCCATCGAAAAAACGAAAGATGGAACCATCTCCTATTTTGATTCGACTATAAAAAGTTTACAAGAGTACGAACAGCCAGACTTTCTCGATGGTTTGACATATAACGATTTTTATAACAGTAAAATCGTTTCCGATATCGCTTTTGAAACTAAGTATACAAAAGATAGATTGGATGACACGACCTTATTATTTAATACATTAAATGAAAAAATAGAAGATATAAGCGGGGTCAACCTCGATGAAGAGCTCGTTAAACTGACGCAACTTCAACGCAGCTATCAAGCCACTGCAAGAGTCATGATGGTTACAGATGAACTTTTTAAGACACTCATCGAAATGACGCGCTAA
- the glmS gene encoding glutamine--fructose-6-phosphate transaminase (isomerizing), with product MCGIVGYIGSKNVKKILLDGLRELEYRGYDSAGIAIMQDKNLYIFKAVGKLDNLKEKTKQFEPEGFGIGIGHTRWATHGKPTELNAHPHMGEYSYVVHNGIIENFKEIKEELKNRNFVSQTDTETIVHLFEENLKKSENPKEAFRKTIKRLQGAYAVLLITKAEPQKIFFAKKGSPLIIGKNGNEIYFASSDAPLIGNAKEVHYLEDNEWGVAEARKIELFQDDTRLSPSFQKLTINKEYAQKGGFRFFMEKEIYEQSDVITETMMGRIHDEGIHFDEIDDDFLQNISNITICACGTSYHAGLSGSYLIEQLAKIPVRTEIASEFRYKNPILQKNTLFIVVSQSGETADTLEALKMAKNAGLKTVAICNVDNSSIVRLADRSILTRAGIEKGVASTKAFTTQLMVLWMLSVYLAQQKSTLTKNEIEQEIHAMSTTPKALKVRQEMHERIKRLSKRYLHGHGFFYIGRDIFYPLALEGALKLKEISYLHAEGYPAGEMKHGPIALADPELFTIALMPKNRLYEKTKSNVEELSARDSTICAISFQEFDLADDFIKINEWNHFMLEYYEMVVVLQLLAMEIAIRLGNDVDMPRNLAKSVTVE from the coding sequence GTGTGTGGAATAGTTGGGTATATCGGCTCTAAAAATGTTAAGAAAATTTTGTTAGATGGGCTTAGGGAGCTTGAATATCGCGGATATGACAGTGCCGGGATCGCTATCATGCAAGATAAAAATCTATATATATTCAAAGCAGTCGGTAAACTGGATAATTTAAAAGAAAAAACAAAGCAGTTTGAGCCAGAAGGTTTTGGCATCGGTATCGGTCACACCAGATGGGCAACACATGGAAAACCAACGGAACTCAACGCACATCCCCATATGGGTGAGTACAGTTATGTGGTTCATAACGGAATCATCGAAAATTTTAAAGAGATCAAAGAAGAACTCAAAAACAGAAATTTTGTCAGCCAAACAGATACAGAGACTATCGTTCACCTTTTTGAAGAAAATCTGAAAAAATCCGAAAATCCGAAGGAAGCGTTCCGAAAAACAATCAAACGGCTTCAAGGAGCCTATGCCGTACTGCTGATCACTAAGGCCGAACCGCAAAAGATATTCTTTGCAAAAAAAGGCTCTCCCTTAATCATTGGCAAAAATGGCAACGAGATCTATTTTGCATCCAGTGATGCACCGCTCATTGGCAATGCTAAAGAGGTACACTATTTAGAAGATAATGAGTGGGGCGTAGCAGAAGCCAGAAAGATAGAACTATTCCAAGACGATACCCGACTCTCGCCTTCGTTTCAAAAGCTCACTATCAATAAGGAGTATGCTCAAAAGGGCGGTTTTCGATTTTTTATGGAGAAAGAGATTTACGAACAAAGCGATGTGATAACCGAAACAATGATGGGACGTATCCATGATGAGGGAATCCATTTTGATGAGATTGATGATGATTTTTTGCAAAACATATCCAATATAACCATATGCGCTTGTGGCACAAGTTATCACGCGGGGCTCAGTGGAAGCTATCTTATCGAACAATTGGCCAAAATACCTGTACGTACAGAGATCGCCAGTGAATTTCGATACAAAAACCCGATCTTACAAAAAAATACGCTTTTTATCGTTGTCAGCCAAAGTGGTGAAACTGCAGACACTTTGGAAGCATTGAAGATGGCAAAAAATGCAGGATTGAAAACAGTTGCTATATGCAATGTGGACAACTCCTCCATCGTAAGACTTGCGGATAGATCCATTCTCACTCGTGCTGGCATCGAAAAAGGTGTAGCCAGCACAAAAGCTTTTACGACACAACTTATGGTTTTATGGATGCTTTCGGTGTATCTTGCACAGCAAAAATCGACTTTAACAAAAAATGAGATAGAACAAGAAATCCATGCCATGAGTACGACTCCTAAAGCACTCAAGGTTCGTCAAGAGATGCATGAACGTATCAAAAGGCTTTCCAAAAGATATCTGCATGGACATGGATTTTTCTATATCGGTAGAGATATCTTCTATCCGTTGGCACTCGAAGGTGCCCTCAAACTCAAAGAGATCAGCTATCTTCATGCAGAAGGATATCCAGCTGGAGAGATGAAACATGGTCCCATTGCATTGGCGGATCCAGAACTCTTCACAATTGCCCTTATGCCCAAAAACAGACTCTATGAAAAAACAAAGAGCAATGTTGAAGAACTCAGCGCAAGGGATTCGACAATCTGTGCCATTTCATTCCAGGAATTTGATCTAGCAGACGATTTTATAAAGATCAATGAATGGAACCATTTTATGTTAGAATATTATGAAATGGTTGTTGTATTACAACTTTTGGCAATGGAGATAGCCATTCGTCTTGGCAATGATGTGGATATGCCACGTAATTTGGCCAAATCTGTAACCGTGGAATAA